A genomic region of Syntrophorhabdales bacterium contains the following coding sequences:
- a CDS encoding SRPBCC domain-containing protein: MADIVHRVGIRSTPKKVFETLSTIDGLSHWWIVDTKGSAKKGGTILFGFADMKVVESKPNKLVKWKCVKGPKEWLGTELIFELKPKKDRTVVLFTHANWKKPTEFMHHCSTKWATFLLSLRDWLERGEGRPAPYDVKIDVDD, translated from the coding sequence GTGGCAGATATTGTTCATAGAGTCGGTATCAGATCGACGCCCAAGAAGGTTTTTGAAACGTTATCCACTATTGATGGGCTTTCCCATTGGTGGATCGTGGATACGAAAGGGAGCGCCAAGAAAGGCGGAACTATTCTCTTCGGATTTGCTGACATGAAGGTCGTTGAGTCGAAGCCTAACAAACTGGTGAAATGGAAATGCGTGAAGGGGCCGAAGGAGTGGCTGGGGACGGAGCTGATCTTTGAACTGAAGCCAAAAAAAGATCGAACTGTTGTCCTATTCACACATGCCAACTGGAAGAAGCCCACAGAATTTATGCACCACTGCAGTACCAAGTGGGCTACCTTTCTCTTGAGCCTGAGGGACTGGCTCGAAAGGGGCGAGGGCCGCCCTGCTCCCTACGATGTCAAAATCGACGTTGATGATTAA
- a CDS encoding PDZ domain-containing protein translates to MTRHIVALNILIFLMGLSVLTAAEPNPEGEKTVESTEGITDNKPAVPSTAEALIRLKRSLDLVGLGPSATLDENSIMRETFPNASSPEEINRSVGASTPEEAHRKVMQKVQYVLFKKYLEWGRRVYGQAGYSFDRSIISLAENTDSLQTYDASRSEMVTWLMTSYLFIQLHDKQGNNDTEFFSTTAGPALLEAIDHIIEEAGLYPTLRETTPPPASTAHTALPPASTDAPRESYVRVYSDDPHVYAGDWGMQINPKTKDVDSVTRGGPAQKAGIKSGDTVVRIDGVDVTDANVDDIIKCKPGEHKIFVFSRDGKEEVFELVSVASAGPRASNLNNSPGAVRESQAGAGVRSPKRQMR, encoded by the coding sequence ATGACAAGGCATATTGTGGCACTGAACATCCTCATCTTTCTTATGGGGCTCTCGGTATTAACTGCAGCAGAACCAAACCCGGAGGGTGAGAAGACAGTCGAATCCACCGAGGGGATAACAGACAATAAACCTGCTGTTCCATCAACGGCTGAAGCACTCATTCGATTAAAGCGTTCATTAGATTTGGTTGGGCTGGGGCCATCAGCAACCCTTGATGAGAATAGTATCATGAGAGAAACTTTTCCGAATGCCTCTAGTCCTGAAGAAATCAACCGAAGTGTAGGGGCTTCTACCCCTGAGGAAGCCCATCGCAAGGTCATGCAGAAAGTACAGTACGTGCTATTCAAGAAATATCTGGAGTGGGGGCGACGGGTATACGGGCAGGCAGGCTACAGCTTTGATCGCTCCATAATCAGCTTGGCCGAGAACACGGATTCTCTCCAAACGTATGACGCGAGCAGGTCTGAAATGGTGACCTGGCTCATGACCTCATATCTTTTTATCCAACTGCACGACAAACAGGGGAATAACGATACGGAGTTTTTTTCGACCACGGCAGGCCCTGCACTCCTGGAGGCAATTGACCACATAATAGAAGAGGCAGGGCTCTATCCGACATTGAGAGAAACGACTCCACCACCAGCTTCGACCGCTCACACTGCTCTTCCGCCGGCTAGCACAGATGCTCCACGAGAATCATACGTCCGGGTATATTCTGATGATCCTCACGTATATGCCGGTGACTGGGGAATGCAGATCAACCCCAAAACAAAAGATGTCGATTCAGTTACAAGGGGAGGGCCCGCACAGAAAGCCGGGATTAAATCAGGTGATACGGTAGTGAGGATCGACGGGGTCGATGTGACTGATGCCAACGTCGATGACATCATTAAATGCAAACCGGGTGAACATAAAATTTTTGTATTTTCTAGAGACGGCAAGGAAGAAGTGTTCGAGCTGGTTTCAGTTGCCTCTGCAGGACCAAGGGCAAGCAATCTGAATAACAGTCCCGGGGCTGTACGTGAATCGCAGGCGGGTGCCGGCGTGCGAAGTCCCAAGAGGCAGATGAGATGA
- a CDS encoding vitamin B12-dependent ribonucleotide reductase, with protein MDNHQPIAPRLSKNASTVLERRYLRKDQHGHVIETAADMFRRVASAIAQADTKFSDGAGTQALARQFYDIMANLEFLPNSPTLMNAGRELGQLSACFVLPIGDSMEGIFDAVKHTALIHKSGGGTGFSFSSLRPKNDVVRSTTGISSGPVSFMRVFDTATEAVKQGGTRRGANMALMRVDHPDILEFIRCKADQKQLNNFNISVGLTDAFMEALERDESYPLINPRSKEVAGTARASEVFDLVVRHAWENGEPGIIFLDRLNRDNPTPHVGTIESTNPCGEQPLLPYESCNLGSINLGLMVKDGQIDWQRLQGIVHLAVHFLDNVIELNRYPLPEIARMTYANRKIGLGVMGWADMLIALGIPYCSEHAIELGGKVMEFINEEGHRASIGLARERGAFPNFEGSLFSQQGKPLVRNATVTTIAPTGTLSIIANASSGIEPIFAVSFVRQVLDNNTLVEVHPLFETMARKSGIYSEALMEKIAEHGTIQDIEEIPADIRRIFVTAHDITPEDHIRMQAAFQKSTDNAVSKTVNFPKTATVEDVRKVYELAYGLGCKGVTIYRDGSREHQVLSTAKTPQESGESEARIVRERPVSLGGWTYRMQTGCGPLYVTINEDENGLFELFTTMGKAGGCAASQSEAIGRMVSLAWRSGVQPEEVTKQLLDISCHSPSGFGENKILSCADAVAKAIRNHMSSNGHSGKMERRPPLKGACRECGGKVEHEGGCSVCHSCGFSECA; from the coding sequence ATGGACAATCATCAGCCCATCGCCCCACGATTATCGAAAAACGCCTCAACGGTCCTGGAGCGACGCTATCTGCGAAAAGACCAGCATGGCCACGTTATTGAAACGGCCGCTGATATGTTCCGGCGTGTTGCAAGCGCGATTGCCCAGGCTGATACAAAGTTCAGCGATGGCGCTGGCACTCAAGCTCTGGCACGTCAATTTTATGATATCATGGCCAACCTCGAGTTCCTGCCTAACTCCCCTACGCTCATGAATGCCGGCCGCGAGCTCGGTCAACTGTCCGCATGCTTTGTGCTTCCCATTGGAGACTCTATGGAGGGGATATTTGATGCAGTCAAACACACCGCCCTCATCCATAAGTCGGGCGGAGGAACAGGCTTTTCTTTTTCGTCTCTCCGTCCCAAGAATGATGTTGTCCGGTCAACCACGGGCATCTCCAGCGGACCTGTTTCTTTCATGCGAGTCTTCGACACCGCCACGGAAGCCGTCAAACAAGGCGGTACAAGGCGAGGCGCCAATATGGCTCTCATGCGCGTCGATCACCCGGATATCCTGGAATTTATCCGGTGCAAGGCCGACCAGAAGCAGTTGAACAATTTCAACATCTCGGTGGGCCTGACCGACGCCTTTATGGAGGCATTGGAACGGGATGAATCCTATCCGCTGATCAATCCCCGGAGCAAGGAAGTTGCTGGAACAGCGAGAGCCAGCGAGGTCTTTGACCTGGTTGTCAGGCATGCATGGGAGAATGGAGAGCCTGGTATCATTTTTCTCGATCGTTTGAACCGGGACAACCCCACCCCTCATGTCGGCACTATCGAATCCACAAACCCGTGCGGCGAGCAGCCGCTGCTCCCCTATGAATCCTGCAACCTGGGGTCAATCAACTTGGGCCTGATGGTAAAGGACGGTCAAATCGACTGGCAGCGACTGCAAGGGATTGTGCATCTGGCGGTACATTTTCTCGACAACGTGATTGAGCTCAACCGATACCCCCTGCCCGAGATCGCCCGGATGACGTACGCCAACCGAAAGATCGGTCTTGGTGTCATGGGGTGGGCTGACATGCTCATCGCACTCGGGATTCCTTACTGCTCGGAGCATGCGATCGAACTCGGCGGGAAGGTCATGGAGTTTATCAATGAGGAAGGACATCGTGCCTCCATCGGTCTTGCCAGGGAGAGAGGTGCATTTCCTAACTTCGAAGGCTCACTTTTTTCTCAACAGGGAAAACCCCTGGTCAGAAACGCTACGGTTACCACCATTGCTCCGACAGGAACGCTTTCTATTATTGCGAATGCCTCATCCGGAATCGAACCGATTTTTGCCGTCTCATTTGTACGGCAGGTCCTGGACAACAACACCCTGGTCGAGGTCCACCCCTTGTTCGAGACCATGGCAAGGAAAAGCGGGATCTATTCTGAGGCCCTCATGGAGAAAATTGCCGAGCACGGCACGATCCAAGACATCGAGGAGATTCCTGCTGATATCCGCCGCATATTCGTTACAGCCCACGACATCACACCGGAGGATCATATCCGCATGCAGGCGGCATTTCAGAAGAGCACGGACAATGCGGTAAGCAAGACGGTGAATTTTCCGAAAACTGCTACGGTTGAGGATGTCAGGAAGGTCTACGAGCTTGCGTACGGACTGGGCTGTAAGGGCGTCACGATATATCGTGACGGGTCACGGGAACACCAGGTGCTCTCTACCGCGAAGACGCCGCAAGAATCGGGGGAGAGCGAGGCAAGAATCGTCCGTGAACGTCCTGTATCCCTCGGGGGCTGGACCTACCGCATGCAGACCGGCTGCGGGCCTCTCTACGTTACCATTAACGAGGACGAAAATGGGCTGTTCGAGTTGTTTACCACCATGGGCAAGGCTGGCGGTTGCGCCGCTTCACAAAGCGAAGCCATCGGCCGGATGGTCTCTCTTGCCTGGAGAAGCGGCGTTCAACCGGAAGAGGTCACCAAGCAGCTTCTGGACATCTCCTGCCATTCACCTTCCGGCTTTGGTGAAAACAAGATCCTCTCTTGCGCCGATGCGGTGGCCAAGGCTATTCGGAACCACATGTCTTCCAATGGTCATTCGGGCAAAATGGAAAGGAGGCCGCCGCTTAAAGGAGCGTGCCGCGAATGTGGCGGCAAGGTGGAGCACGAAGGAGGTTGCTCCGTGTGTCATTCCTGCGGGTTCAGCGAGTGTGCTTAG
- a CDS encoding MATE family efflux transporter, translating into MAKKFGKDLTEGSIPRHLLLFSIPMLAGNALQIGYSLINTIWVGHLIGENAVGAVGVSLPVLYVLFGFAMGMSIATTIVVSQYYGGKDYAMVEKVVANAFSLCLLIATVLTITGILLSDHLLRLMATPPENYAMASTYLRLNLAAFMFFYFGMLVNFMLRGIGDTLTPLVFMSVGLGLNAVLDPFFIGGFGPFPQWGLNGAAYATIVAQASAVAVNILYLNRKKHLIAFHPRKLMLDRHLTLLLFKIGLPSIVQQSLVSIGSLFIVSFVNGFGAAATNAFGAVGRVDMIVFMPALSMSMATAALTGQNLGARKTHRVKEIFRWGLVMTSSITILISLFAVFLSRLILMMFGLGDDPNVVDIGVSYLHIVGPCYLFFSIAFVSNGVINGAGHTMITMMLSLMSQWIVRVPGSWLLSKTSLGVNGIWVAVALSFMATMVASLLYYFSGKWKTSTVIKAPPVLPVVE; encoded by the coding sequence ATGGCCAAAAAGTTCGGAAAGGACCTCACAGAGGGCAGTATACCCAGACACCTCCTGCTCTTCTCCATCCCGATGCTGGCAGGCAATGCGCTGCAGATCGGCTACAGCCTGATAAATACCATCTGGGTGGGGCACCTCATCGGAGAAAATGCGGTGGGAGCTGTGGGAGTCAGTTTACCCGTACTCTATGTGCTCTTCGGTTTTGCCATGGGCATGTCGATCGCGACCACCATTGTCGTGTCGCAATATTACGGGGGAAAAGATTACGCTATGGTGGAGAAGGTGGTGGCCAACGCCTTCTCCCTATGCCTGCTCATCGCAACGGTGTTGACTATCACGGGGATTCTCTTGAGCGATCATCTCTTGAGACTCATGGCGACGCCGCCCGAGAACTATGCCATGGCCTCGACCTACCTGCGCTTGAACCTAGCCGCTTTCATGTTCTTCTATTTCGGCATGCTCGTCAACTTCATGCTCAGGGGGATAGGCGACACCCTTACCCCTCTCGTATTCATGTCCGTGGGGCTCGGCCTCAACGCAGTGCTCGATCCTTTCTTCATCGGAGGATTCGGCCCTTTTCCGCAGTGGGGCCTCAACGGCGCAGCGTACGCGACCATTGTCGCCCAGGCAAGCGCCGTAGCGGTGAACATCCTGTACTTGAACCGAAAGAAGCACCTGATCGCATTTCATCCCCGGAAACTCATGCTGGACAGACACCTCACCCTGCTGCTCTTCAAGATAGGGCTTCCATCCATCGTGCAACAGTCACTCGTCTCCATCGGCAGCCTCTTCATAGTGAGCTTCGTCAATGGCTTCGGAGCCGCAGCAACAAACGCCTTTGGAGCCGTGGGGCGGGTGGACATGATCGTTTTCATGCCCGCCCTGTCCATGAGTATGGCGACTGCCGCGCTCACCGGGCAGAACCTCGGCGCGCGCAAGACGCACAGAGTGAAGGAGATATTCCGGTGGGGCCTTGTCATGACGTCGTCAATCACCATCCTCATATCCCTGTTTGCCGTCTTTCTTTCAAGGCTGATCCTCATGATGTTCGGTCTCGGGGACGATCCAAACGTCGTGGACATAGGCGTCAGCTACCTGCACATCGTGGGTCCCTGCTACCTTTTCTTCTCGATTGCCTTCGTGTCGAATGGTGTCATCAACGGCGCCGGTCACACCATGATCACCATGATGCTTTCCTTGATGTCGCAGTGGATCGTGAGGGTACCCGGCTCGTGGCTCTTGTCAAAGACCAGCCTTGGAGTGAATGGCATATGGGTGGCCGTGGCACTGAGCTTTATGGCGACTATGGTTGCCAGTCTGCTCTACTATTTTTCCGGAAAGTGGAAAACTTCGACAGTCATCAAAGCTCCTCCCGTGCTCCCGGTCGTTGAGTGA
- a CDS encoding glycerol dehydrogenase, translating to MALKVLRSPLRYVQGPGALLEMGEQLEMLGIKNPLILASPSARKIVEPVLAKPLREKKIRYALTQFNGQCNFAEIERVKNACVAGGHDAIMNCGGGKTIDTGRAAATGPATNVQKVPPEFIPRFGAGVACINVPTVAATDGSTSASALVYSDKGTVEALLKFPVNPTMVFVDTAVIAKSPIRLFVAGMGDALNTHFEADMNYRTASPSIGTRALSTITGRALAKLCLDILLEFGLQAKKEVETGIPGPGVEAVVEATVLLSGLGFENCGLSAAHAVAHGFDHIPESFERHPFHGEQSGFGTLVQLMLEGRSPQFLENIFEFCRSVGLPTTFEELGLSDASDEALAKVADAASKSLLIQSMAGARRERDKDGRFYDDREIFNALKATDTFGRAFAVRN from the coding sequence ATGGCGCTCAAGGTTTTGAGAAGTCCCCTCAGATACGTGCAAGGCCCCGGTGCCCTGCTGGAGATGGGCGAACAGCTGGAAATGCTCGGCATTAAGAATCCGTTGATCCTGGCTTCACCGAGCGCAAGAAAGATAGTGGAACCCGTGCTCGCCAAACCGCTCCGGGAGAAAAAGATCAGGTATGCCCTCACCCAATTCAACGGTCAATGTAATTTCGCGGAGATCGAACGGGTAAAGAATGCATGCGTCGCGGGAGGTCATGACGCGATCATGAATTGCGGAGGAGGAAAGACCATCGACACCGGCCGTGCCGCTGCCACGGGGCCTGCGACAAACGTGCAGAAAGTTCCGCCTGAATTCATACCCAGGTTCGGAGCCGGTGTTGCCTGCATCAACGTTCCCACTGTCGCGGCCACTGACGGCTCAACATCGGCTTCCGCGCTCGTCTATTCTGACAAAGGCACTGTGGAAGCTCTCCTCAAATTCCCGGTCAACCCCACTATGGTCTTTGTGGATACGGCTGTGATCGCCAAATCGCCCATCCGCCTCTTTGTCGCCGGCATGGGAGATGCGCTCAATACACACTTCGAAGCTGACATGAATTACAGGACCGCCAGTCCGTCCATAGGTACGCGCGCGTTGAGTACGATTACCGGCAGAGCGCTGGCGAAACTTTGCCTCGATATCCTCCTCGAGTTTGGCCTCCAGGCCAAAAAAGAGGTCGAGACCGGCATACCCGGACCAGGCGTCGAGGCTGTGGTCGAAGCGACCGTCCTTTTGAGCGGTCTCGGGTTTGAGAACTGCGGTTTGTCCGCGGCTCATGCAGTGGCGCATGGCTTTGACCATATCCCGGAATCTTTCGAGCGCCATCCCTTTCACGGCGAGCAGTCGGGGTTTGGCACGTTGGTGCAGCTCATGCTCGAGGGAAGAAGCCCTCAATTTCTGGAAAATATTTTTGAGTTCTGCAGGTCAGTTGGATTGCCGACCACCTTTGAAGAGCTGGGCCTGAGTGACGCCAGCGACGAAGCTCTCGCGAAGGTGGCTGACGCTGCGTCGAAAAGTTTGCTCATTCAGTCCATGGCAGGGGCGCGCAGGGAGCGTGACAAAGATGGCCGATTCTATGACGACCGGGAGATCTTTAACGCATTGAAAGCAACTGATACCTTCGGCAGGGCATTCGCGGTCCGGAATTGA
- a CDS encoding MoaD/ThiS family protein, with the protein MDIEIKLWGNVAYHSQEAKGRFSLKKRVNEGKTVQQLVEELKLTEGLNYIITVNGRTIESAYYLKDGDEVALYSPFSGG; encoded by the coding sequence GTGGACATAGAAATTAAGCTTTGGGGGAATGTTGCATATCATTCGCAAGAGGCGAAGGGCAGATTCTCCTTGAAAAAAAGAGTGAACGAGGGCAAAACGGTCCAGCAATTGGTCGAGGAGTTGAAGTTGACGGAGGGCTTGAACTACATCATAACCGTTAACGGACGAACCATAGAGTCTGCATATTACCTCAAGGACGGGGATGAGGTCGCCCTCTATTCGCCTTTCTCAGGAGGGTAG
- a CDS encoding FAD binding domain-containing protein: protein MKNFAHVNARSVDEAVAVLQRYGKRAAVIAGGTDLLGKMKDEILPSYPEALVNIKTIAGLDFIEEEGGALRIGALTRLEDIATDRRVRDLFPALAEAARRTASTHLREMGTIGGNICQDIRCWYYRNQNNRFPCLRKGGGKCYAIDGDNRYHSIFGGSVEGGCYAVHPSDTAPALIALDASLQTSHRVIKAEDFFQVDVTRTTVLHDDEIVTEVVIPRPFGKSAFIKFALRKAIDFPIVNCAAMAAVSEKKVTAARICLNAVYVIPIRARAAEEAITGKEISDTSAEAAGAAAVSGAKPMPYNGYMVQIAKTMVKRAILGCI, encoded by the coding sequence ATGAAGAACTTTGCGCACGTCAACGCGAGGAGCGTGGATGAGGCAGTCGCCGTTTTGCAGCGCTACGGCAAAAGAGCAGCCGTGATTGCAGGCGGCACAGATCTTCTCGGCAAAATGAAAGACGAGATTCTGCCCTCTTACCCTGAGGCCCTGGTCAATATCAAAACCATAGCCGGTCTCGATTTTATCGAAGAAGAGGGTGGCGCTCTTCGTATAGGCGCACTGACGCGACTGGAGGATATCGCCACTGACAGGAGGGTACGCGACCTGTTCCCGGCCCTGGCAGAGGCAGCCCGTAGAACCGCTTCTACCCACCTGAGAGAGATGGGGACTATCGGCGGCAACATCTGCCAGGATATACGATGCTGGTATTACCGCAATCAGAATAACCGCTTCCCCTGCCTCAGAAAAGGAGGTGGGAAGTGCTATGCCATCGATGGTGATAACCGCTATCACTCCATCTTCGGCGGCAGCGTCGAAGGAGGCTGCTACGCGGTCCATCCCAGCGATACAGCCCCTGCATTGATTGCGCTGGATGCCTCACTGCAGACATCGCATCGCGTGATCAAAGCAGAAGATTTCTTTCAAGTGGATGTGACCAGGACAACCGTTCTCCATGATGACGAGATTGTCACGGAAGTAGTAATACCCAGGCCTTTCGGAAAAAGCGCATTCATCAAGTTTGCGCTTCGCAAGGCCATCGACTTCCCTATCGTGAATTGCGCGGCGATGGCAGCGGTCTCAGAAAAGAAAGTCACAGCCGCGCGGATCTGTCTCAATGCCGTCTACGTTATCCCGATTCGGGCGAGAGCGGCTGAGGAAGCGATCACGGGAAAAGAGATAAGCGATACCAGCGCGGAAGCCGCAGGGGCAGCGGCGGTCTCAGGGGCAAAACCCATGCCGTACAATGGCTATATGGTGCAGATAGCGAAGACGATGGTTAAACGCGCCATCCTCGGCTGCATCTAA
- a CDS encoding xanthine dehydrogenase family protein molybdopterin-binding subunit, whose protein sequence is MKSKPRRNDKERIIAPEHALRADKHPLKEYEAIGRRGIRRKDGYEKATGYALYTADVRLPGQLWLRILTCPYPHARIKRMDTDKAAGLKGVRALLRYDDPELPERADVSGHFGGGTEGHEPVLNRVGYWQGMPMGVAVAADTEDIANEALKLVEIDWEERPFNLDQEEALKQGAPLSNPESWPDGNFVLPAQQRQATMIWGNPDAGFKEADRIIEWRMRKEKENWVGPERPNGLFRWNGEYPELWLKHQRPHLSKRQIAHYFKLPVSQVTLHCLFQGGSFGGWSQMALNMQPNIIAGILSRRTGKPVKWQFTRREDFCGAGMDNARYQVKVGFKNDGTICAVAATSWFGRKGFAHLGHFVENTRVQHLLQESNGAVLNIMPGSAFRCEQNMNALCLGAVLSHVAEALEMDPTIVAFRNDGAEGRPMAELADVKRAHGFKNRDSLAECIEAGKKAIQWEKKWHLPGKKKLPNGRLHGIGFTFTHEWSDSAGAGAIGMRIERDDGSARILAQRCDNGCAAETAYCQIAADELGFRYEDVHYRQFEEAGFTTMTPDSSTNLTVNGYAIRNAARQLKQKILQIATTPRVPERADMGYYPPFPDCKPEDLDIKKSVVYVKKDPSRKMTMAELVRPAFFMGKMDIGSTEPLFAWGWQNQQGAFMGTPGPRPIFVRQAHFVEVEVDPETGEIEVTRVANANDVGKAVNPDAVEGQQYGGSVMGVSRSRTEDTIYCPATGVVLNGNLIDYKINTMLDCGPIDTIVIETGMGYGPYGSVGIGEDVATVVPAAFYAAVHNAVGAWVDLPATPDRVLRALGKI, encoded by the coding sequence ATGAAAAGTAAGCCGCGCAGAAATGACAAGGAAAGAATCATAGCGCCTGAGCACGCGCTGAGGGCCGACAAGCACCCCCTGAAAGAGTATGAGGCGATCGGCCGACGCGGTATCCGGCGAAAAGACGGCTACGAGAAGGCGACGGGCTATGCTCTCTACACGGCGGATGTGCGCCTGCCGGGCCAATTGTGGTTGCGCATTCTTACCTGCCCCTATCCTCATGCCCGCATAAAGCGCATGGATACAGACAAGGCAGCAGGATTGAAAGGCGTAAGAGCTCTCCTCAGGTATGATGATCCGGAGCTGCCGGAGAGGGCGGATGTAAGCGGTCATTTCGGAGGAGGAACCGAAGGGCACGAACCCGTACTCAACCGGGTCGGCTACTGGCAGGGCATGCCCATGGGTGTTGCCGTTGCGGCCGATACGGAGGATATCGCAAACGAAGCACTGAAGCTGGTGGAGATCGACTGGGAAGAACGCCCTTTTAATCTGGATCAGGAAGAGGCGCTGAAACAGGGAGCCCCGTTGAGCAACCCTGAATCATGGCCCGATGGAAACTTTGTCCTCCCTGCGCAGCAGCGGCAGGCCACCATGATATGGGGTAACCCCGATGCAGGATTCAAAGAAGCTGACAGAATCATCGAATGGAGGATGAGAAAAGAGAAGGAAAACTGGGTCGGCCCGGAGCGGCCGAATGGCCTGTTCAGGTGGAACGGGGAGTACCCCGAGCTGTGGCTCAAGCATCAACGTCCTCATCTCTCGAAGCGTCAGATAGCTCACTATTTTAAGTTGCCGGTCAGCCAGGTAACGCTCCATTGTCTGTTCCAGGGTGGAAGCTTCGGCGGTTGGTCGCAGATGGCGCTCAATATGCAGCCGAACATCATCGCCGGCATTCTCTCGAGGAGAACGGGAAAGCCTGTCAAATGGCAGTTCACAAGAAGAGAAGACTTTTGCGGTGCCGGCATGGATAATGCCCGGTACCAGGTGAAGGTCGGCTTTAAAAACGACGGGACAATATGCGCGGTTGCCGCAACATCATGGTTCGGCAGAAAAGGATTTGCGCATCTGGGCCATTTCGTGGAAAACACCAGGGTGCAGCATCTGCTGCAGGAATCAAATGGCGCGGTGCTCAACATCATGCCGGGATCTGCCTTCAGATGCGAGCAGAATATGAACGCCCTCTGTCTGGGCGCTGTGTTGAGCCACGTAGCCGAGGCCCTCGAAATGGATCCGACGATCGTGGCGTTCCGGAACGATGGTGCCGAGGGACGCCCCATGGCCGAACTCGCCGATGTGAAGCGGGCCCATGGCTTTAAAAACAGAGACAGCCTCGCAGAGTGCATCGAGGCGGGGAAGAAGGCGATCCAGTGGGAGAAAAAATGGCACCTGCCGGGAAAGAAGAAACTCCCTAATGGCAGGCTCCACGGCATAGGTTTCACGTTTACGCACGAATGGAGTGATTCGGCCGGCGCCGGAGCCATAGGGATGAGGATAGAACGGGATGATGGGTCGGCTCGCATTCTCGCCCAGCGCTGTGACAACGGGTGTGCTGCTGAAACAGCCTATTGTCAGATTGCTGCGGACGAGCTGGGGTTTCGCTACGAAGATGTGCACTACCGACAGTTTGAAGAAGCCGGCTTCACAACGATGACTCCCGATTCGTCCACCAATCTGACGGTCAATGGCTATGCCATCCGGAATGCGGCGAGGCAGCTCAAACAGAAGATCCTTCAGATCGCCACGACACCCAGAGTGCCGGAGCGGGCCGATATGGGCTATTACCCGCCTTTTCCCGATTGTAAACCTGAGGACCTGGATATCAAGAAGAGCGTCGTTTATGTGAAGAAAGACCCGTCCCGGAAGATGACCATGGCGGAGCTGGTCCGTCCCGCTTTTTTCATGGGCAAGATGGACATTGGCTCCACCGAGCCGCTCTTTGCGTGGGGATGGCAGAATCAGCAGGGCGCTTTCATGGGAACGCCGGGGCCAAGACCAATATTTGTCAGGCAGGCGCATTTTGTTGAGGTCGAGGTTGATCCTGAGACAGGAGAGATAGAAGTGACCAGGGTTGCGAACGCGAATGACGTGGGCAAGGCTGTCAATCCTGATGCAGTAGAAGGCCAGCAGTACGGCGGTTCTGTGATGGGCGTGAGCCGGTCACGCACAGAGGACACGATCTACTGCCCTGCGACGGGTGTGGTGTTGAATGGCAACCTCATCGACTACAAGATCAACACCATGCTTGACTGCGGGCCCATCGACACGATTGTCATTGAGACGGGAATGGGCTACGGCCCGTATGGCTCTGTGGGCATCGGCGAAGACGTTGCCACCGTGGTGCCGGCGGCTTTCTACGCGGCTGTGCACAACGCCGTCGGTGCCTGGGTCGACCTGCCTGCTACTCCGGACAGGGTACTGAGAGCCCTGGGCAAGATATGA
- a CDS encoding (2Fe-2S)-binding protein — translation MQFICPYCRTGFETVDELKSHIVTGHGAEPLPRPEGLIGLNVNGAKYELSVEPNVTLYSVIHDTLGLTGVKMFCDRGACGSCTVIMNGRPVLSCMTLAIECDGASVETAEGIAAAKHPLIETYVKHHCMQCGYCTPGFVVTAKALLDRNPDPTEDEIREALSGNLCRCGTYPQHPKAVAEAAELLRESRRADGAVHEK, via the coding sequence ATGCAATTCATTTGTCCCTATTGCCGAACGGGCTTCGAGACCGTCGATGAACTGAAGTCCCATATTGTCACCGGCCATGGCGCAGAGCCATTGCCCCGACCCGAAGGACTGATCGGCCTCAACGTCAATGGCGCAAAGTACGAGCTTAGCGTAGAGCCTAATGTGACCCTCTATTCGGTGATTCACGATACGCTGGGACTGACCGGGGTGAAGATGTTCTGCGACCGAGGCGCGTGCGGCTCATGCACGGTGATCATGAATGGAAGGCCCGTGCTCTCCTGTATGACACTGGCAATAGAGTGCGATGGCGCGAGCGTGGAAACTGCCGAAGGTATTGCGGCTGCGAAGCACCCTCTCATCGAGACGTATGTCAAGCATCACTGCATGCAGTGTGGTTACTGCACGCCCGGATTTGTGGTCACTGCAAAAGCGCTGCTGGACAGAAATCCTGATCCGACTGAGGATGAGATACGGGAGGCTCTTTCCGGCAATCTGTGCCGTTGCGGCACGTATCCGCAGCACCCGAAAGCCGTCGCTGAAGCGGCGGAGCTCCTGCGGGAGAGCCGCAGGGCGGATGGTGCGGTCCATGAAAAGTAA